A single window of Haliotis asinina isolate JCU_RB_2024 chromosome 5, JCU_Hal_asi_v2, whole genome shotgun sequence DNA harbors:
- the LOC137283798 gene encoding zinc finger protein 862-like yields MHCDFCRQAGRHLAGNTDFADGTNKFKRENIHAHSISVRHGKCRDHIVNKSGKLSFETSAIAKQFLEAEVKSNEKDLTDLTIKFNTVYCIGKEEMSFIKLKPLLLLQRKNGLPVTPAYSNDVRCGEMLATIASTIRDETMDLINDSHYLSVMIDGATDSSVSENEVIYVKTVLNGKAENKLVEVIAIEHGHAEGVISATKSALSRVGISDETLTSRIVGFCADGANVNMGQRNGVVSLLRHDVPHLIDFHCMAHRLELALLKLQKQSPIMQSVNDCLHLIWKTYHFSPKSKRELKMIGEELEARIYSPAPVKGTRWVPHLDRAMRVFLQGKKDEDLATGHGQYTAVYTHMESLAASSCNADIAGRGKKIHKQMKDLVFTGFCHFMSDLFGEVALLSLKLQSSTLILPTAVASIQDCLETITGMKQDYIPGGLYEKFGLCIESQENLPGPIKFQGIEMTGSVGVAKEELNKHVASTVDITIKELESRFENLLGSNTNEGAQGAVKSFKVFNHDTWPESKRELVHFGNHEIDALCDWFRVPLVSAGCNAEALQTEWRQMKVFVANTFKDKSYSDLWQILLSKDPYKTDFCNILHLVRIMLTLPISSAECERAFSAEKRIKSDVRSCLSVQRLSDLILISSEGPELAEFNPEKSVNKWMSNGKRRIAGGPGQTDWSKNIVTVKPKCESSVAVIEKQETLVSS; encoded by the coding sequence ATGCATTGTGATTTTTGTCGACAGGCCGGTCGTCATTTGGCAGGCAACACAGACTTTGCAGATGGAACTAACAAGTTCAAACGGGAAAACATTCACGCTCACAGCATTAGCGTGAGACATGGAAAGTGCCGTGATCATATTGTTAATAAATCGGGCAAACTATCGTTTGAAACCTCAGCCATTGCAAAACAATTTTTGGAGGCTGAAGTAAAGTCTAATGAAAAGGATCTCACAGATCTAACAATAAAGTTTAACACTGTGTATTGCATAGGGAAGGAAGAGATGTCTTTTATTAAACTAAAACCTTTGTTGTTGCTTCAGCGTAAAAATGGGCTCCCGGTGACACCTGCTTACAGTAATGATGTTAGGTGTGGAGAAATGTTGGCAACCATTGCAAGTACAATCAGAGATGAGACAATGGACCTTATCAATGACTCACATTACTTATCAGTTATGATTGATGGTGCCACAGACTCTTCTGTGTCAGAAAATGAAGTGATCTATGTAAAAACAGTATTAAATGGCAAAGCAGAAAACAAACTTGTTGAAGTTATTGCCATCGAACATGGTCATGCTGAGGGTGTTATCTCTGCTACTAAATCAGCTCTTTCGAGAGTAGGAATCAGTGATGAAACATTGACATCTAGAATTGTTGGGTTTTGTGCAGATGGAGCGAATGTCAATATGGGCCAGAGGAATGGTGTTGTTTCACTGTTACGACATGATGTTCCCCATTTAATAGATTTCCACTGCATGGCACACAGGCTGGAGTTAGCCCTTTTGAAGCTTCAGAAACAATCCCCTATTATGCAGTCAGTCAACGACTGCCTACATCTCATTTGGAAGACTTACCACTTCAGTCCCAAAAGTAAAAGAGAACTCAAGATGATAGGAGAGGAACTTGAAGCCAGGATATATTCACCAGCCCCAGTGAAGGGTACCAGATGGGTTCCCCACTTAGACAGGGCAATGAGGGTCTTTCTACAAGGAAAGAAAGATGAAGATTTGGCCACAGGTCATGGACAGTATACAGCAGTCTATACACATATGGAAAGTCTGGCTGCATCATCATGTAATGCAGATATTGCAGGAAGAGgaaagaaaatacacaaacaaatgaaagatTTGGTGTTCACAGGGTTTTGTCATTTCATGTCTGATCTCTTTGGTGAGGTGGCTTTGTTAAGCCTGAAACTACAGTCTAGTACTCTGATTCTTCCTACAGCAGTTGCATCCATCCAGGATTGTCTGGAAACCATCACAGGCATGAAACAGGATTACATTCCAGGGGGACTGTACGAGAAATTTGGGCTGTGTATTGAAAGCCAAGAAAATCTCCCGGGTCCAATCAAATTTCAAGGCATTGAAATGACTGGTAGTGTTGGTGTGGCCAAAGAAGAACTGAACAAACATGTGGCATCTACCGTTGACATCACCATCAAGGAGTTGGAGTCCAGGTTTGAGAATCTGCTTGGTTCAAATACAAATGAAGGGGCCCAAGGTGCTGTGAAGAGCTTCAAGGTGTTTAATCATGACACCTGGCCAGAGAGTAAAAGGGAACTTGTACACTTTGGAAATCATGAAATAGATGCTCTGTGTGATTGGTTCAGAGTCCCCCTTGTCTCTGCTGGATGCAATGCGGAGGCACTTCAGACAGAGTGGAGGCAGATGAAAGTCTTCGTGGCGAACACCTTCAAGGATAAATCTTACTCTGATCTCTGGCAAATCCTACTCAGCAAGGATCCATACAAAACAGATTTCTGCAATATACTTCATCTTGTGAGGATCATGTTAACCCTGCCGATTAGCTCTGCTGAATGTGAACGGGCTTTCTCAGCTGAGAAAAGAATTAAAAGTGATGTTAGGAGCTGCTTGTCTGTGCAAAGACTGTctgatttgattttgatttcatcAGAAGGCCCTGAACTTGCTGAGTTTAACCCAGAGAAGTCCGTTAATAAATGGATGTCTAATGGCAAGAGAAGGATTGCTGGTGGCCCTGGACAAACAGATTGGTCAAAGAACATTGTGACTGTGAAACCAAAGTGTGAGTCCTCAGTGGCAGTTATAGAAAAGCAGGAAACTTTAGTCAGTAGTTAA